One genomic region from Diabrotica undecimpunctata isolate CICGRU chromosome 9, icDiaUnde3, whole genome shotgun sequence encodes:
- the LOC140450040 gene encoding protein FAM200A-like: MYTGSQRVKCLHRQLPCGGRTLNRVSGFSPKGKSRYYFHTLFFTQKHLLALNDVLQTVVKIVNYIKIRPLKARLFNSLCSAMDSEHTQLLLHTEVGWLSRGRVLQRFYELKEELLVFFTCEQAEYANFLSDDTCCTKVAFLADIFGKLYVLNRSMQVKQENILISTDKISSFQQKLLLWIKKVENQATWDIFQLTNNLLCRTKSVRPFFEKS, translated from the coding sequence ATGTACACAGGGTCTCAAAGGGTTAAGTGTTTGCACAGACAGTTGCCCTGCGGTGGTAGGACACTTAACAGGGTTTCTGGCTTTAGTCCAAAAGGAAAATCCAGATATTATTTTCACACATTGTTTTTTACACAGAAGCACTTGTTGGCACTGAATGACGTTTTGCAAACTGTTGTGAAAATTGTGAACTACATCAAAATTAGGCCTTTAAAAGCGAGATTATTTAACAGTTTGTGTTCTGCTATGGATTCTGAGCATACGCAGCTATTGTTGCATACAGAAGTAGGATGGTTATCTCGTGGACGTGTCCTTCAAAGATTTTATGAACTTAAAGAGGAGCTGTTAGTATTTTTTACTTGTGAACAGGCTGAATATGCCAATTTCCTTAGTGATGACACCTGTTGCACTAAAGTTGCGTTTTTGGCAGATATTTTTGGAAAATTGTATGTTTTAAATAGGAGCATGCAGGTAAAGCAAGAAAACATCCTCATCTCTACTGATAAAATCAGTTCCTTTCAGCAAAAGCTTTTGCTGTGGATAAAGAAAGTTGAAAATCAAGCCACGTGGGACATATTTCAGTTAACAAACAATTTGTTATGTAGAACCAAATCTGTCAGACCTTTTTTTGAAAAGTCTTAG